A window of the Trichoplusia ni isolate ovarian cell line Hi5 chromosome 4, tn1, whole genome shotgun sequence genome harbors these coding sequences:
- the LOC113493100 gene encoding cathepsin L1-like produces MISCILVLGCLSALAPVWCVTPLSRFAIDEQFNYFIQHHNKVYHDFQEREYRFNIFMENLQRLNEMGRFHHQHSFDFTPYMDHTLEEFLMTHSGLIVNESIALCNRLTDRNIPNINAPPSHDWTKYNVVTPVKDQKDCNSCYAFSATGNIEGQFAMVYKKLLVLSEQQIVDCDKRSHGCRGGYMNNAFSSLMELGGSELEADYPYRQHNPHPQCLLPSNRLRVKIIGCDSYRLSSQEKLKQLLYHRGPLSVAMKSEVLHMQNYKGQIIPDKYCTGEVNHGVLLVGYGEENGIKYWLLKNSWGTSQGDQGYFRLERGEGLESCGMMTVFISSAIVG; encoded by the exons ATGATATCGTGTATACTGGTTTTAGGATGTTTGTCTGCGCTTGCGCCGGTCTGGTGTGTGACGCCGCTGTCTCGCTTCGCTATCGACGAGCAATTCAACTACTTTATACAACATCACAATAAAGTGTATCATGATTTTCAAGAACGAGAATATAGGTTTAATATATTCATGGAAAACCTGCAAAGACTTAACGAAATGGGTCGATTTCATCATCAACATTCTTTtg ACTTTACTCCATATATGGATCATACACTTGAAGAGTTTTTGATGACGCATTCTGGTTTGATAGTCAACGAGTCTATTGCTCTCTGCAATAGGCTTACTGATAGAAATATTCCCAATATCAATGCACCACCCAGCCATGATTGGACGAAATACAATGTCGTGACACCTGTGAAGGATCAGAAGGATTGCAATTCTTGTTACGCGTTTAGTGCAACCG GGAACATCGAAGGACAGTTTGCTATGGTATATAAGAAGCTCTTGGTATTATCCGAGCAACAAATTGTGGACTGTGACAAACGCTCACACGGCTGCCGCGGAGGATACATGAATAACGCCTTCAG TTCTCTCATGGAGTTAGGTGGTTCCGAGCTGGAGGCAGATTACCCATATCGTCAACATAATCCTCATCCACAATGTCTACTGCCTTCAAATCGTCTTAGGGTAAAGATAATTGGCTGCGATTCATACCGACTTTCCTCTCAAGAGAAACTTAAGCAGCTATTGTATCACCGAGGGCCGCTCAGTGTAG CCATGAAATCAGAAGTTCTACATATGCAGAACTATAAGGGTCAAATCATCCCAGATAAATATTGTACTGGCGAAGTAAATCATGGAGTTCTTCTTGTTGGATATGGAGAAG AAAACGGCATCAAGTACTGGCTTTTGAAAAACTCTTGGGGAACCTCGCAGGGTGACCAAGGGTACTTCAGGCTGGAGCGAGGTGAAGGGCTGGAGTCCTGTGGCATGATGACTGTTTTTATATCATCAGCTATCGTTGGATAA
- the LOC113493108 gene encoding uncharacterized protein LOC113493108 has product MVSSLLLLCACLVGLVSSRIPPLYKPQDAHVHFQRFIEQYNKYYETEHERQMRFEIFKESLEEINRFNEDSEHAFFGVTEFSDMTAEEFTNTYTCMGGQNFTSLGSLCNVVSENEIQNTDAPDSFDWRKKNVVTRIKNQLKCGSCYSFSSTGFIEAQYAMKHNSLEEFSEQQIVDCDRGSMGCIGGTMASAFSTIINQGGLELETGYPYQGRQGRCQYQPGKAMVRLSGCSTYNLSSQEKLKQLLHSVGPIAVAVRASNYRNYHGGIMTDDFCGYDRVNHAVLLVGYGTENGHPYWIVKNSWGTSFGERGYFRVSRASDSDSCGMFNNMMATATIVIVVDCSVMYLPLVYFCACALGLTHADFEPFKLEHAEHHFERFIIEHERSYAHEYEKKIRFQVFKDNLEKANVLNQKSGQAMFGITPFSDLTTEEFVRDYTGLQTTLGDENLCKVFPLLPNKYQGEAARSFDWRDCHAVTPVKYQGSCGSCYAFSAIGNIESQYAIKTKKLVSLSEQQIVDCDETNAGCCGGYPSNAFKKLIQQGGPQTNKDYPYVGKVQHCKFDERMVRVRLTACQSYNFTCQEHVEKLLYNYGPISIAIKSNHLQLYTGGEGGIINDDVCDVGDINHAVLLVGYGEEKGKPYWIVKNSWGQNWGEKGYFRMQRGPHAQSCGMMNKWMATSTIE; this is encoded by the exons ATGGTTTCTTCATTGCTACTTTTGTGTGCTTGTCTGGTGGGACTGGTGTCATCAAGGATACCCCCCTTATATAAACCTCAAGATGCACATGTTCACTTCCAGCGTTTCATAGAACAATACAACAAATATTACGAAACTGAACATGAGAGGCAAATGCGATTCGAAATATTCAAAGAGAGTTTGGAAGAAATCAACCGTTTCAACGAAGATAGTGAACACGCATTCTTTG GTGTGACGGAGTTTTCTGACATGACAGCCGAAGAATTCACTAACACTTACACCTGTATGGGAGGTCAGAACTTCACAAGCCTGGGCTCGTTGTGCAACGTGGTTTctgaaaatgaaattcaaaacaCCGATGCCCCCGACTCTTTCGACTGGCGTAAGAAGAACGTTGTCACTCGAatcaaaaatcaattaaaatgtgGTAGCTGTTATTCTTTCAGTTCAACAG GTTTCATAGAGGCACAATACGCCATGAAACACAACAGCCTGGAGGAATTCTCTGAACAGCAGATAGTTGACTGTGACAGGGGTTCAATGGGTTGCATAGGTGGAACAATGGCATCGGCTTTCAG CACGATAATAAACCAAGGAGGATTGGAATTGGAGACAGGCTACCCATATCAAGGACGCCAAGGTCGTTGTCAATACCAACCTGGTAAGGCGATGGTAAGGCTGAGTGGGTGTTCTACGTACAATCTATCGTCACAAGAGAAACTGAAGCAGCTGTTGCATTCCGTGGGACCTATAGCAGTTg CTGTGAGAGCTTCTAACTATAGAAACTATCACGGAGGCATCATGACCGATGATTTCTGCGGCTATGACAGAGTCAATCACGCGGTACTGCTGGTGGGATACGGAACAG aGAATGGTCATCCATACTGGATTGTCAAGAACTCCTGGGGTACCAGCTTTGGGGAGCGAGGATACTTCCGAGTTTCCCGCGCTTCGGATTCCGACTCTTGCGGCATGTTTAACAATATGATGGCGACTGCTACCATTGT AATTGTAGTTGATTGTTCTGTGATGTATTTACCGTTAGTGTACTTCTGCGCATGCGCGCTAGGGCTCACACACGCCGACTTTGAACCGTTCAAACTTGAGCATGCAGAGCATCACTTTGAGCGCTTCATCATAGAGCATGAGCGCAGCTACGCCCATGAATATGAGAAGAAAATAAGGTTCCAAGTATTCAAGGACAATTTGGAAAAGGCCAACGTTTTGAACCAAAAGAGTGGTCAAGCAATGTTCG GTATAACACCATTCTCTGACCTTacaactgaagagtttgtcagaGACTACACTGGATTGCAGACAACTTTAGGAGATGAAAACCTTTGTAAAGTATTCCCTTTACTTCCAAACAAGTATCAGGGTGAAGCAGCAAGATCATTTGACTGGCGTGATTGTCATGCCGTCACTCCAGTAAAGTACCAAGGAAGCTGTGGCAGCTGTTACGCATTTAGTGCTATAG GTAACATTGAGAGCCAGTACGCTATTAAAACCAAGAAACTCGTATCGTTATCGGAGCAGCAGATAGTCGATTGTGATGAAACTAATGCAGGTTGTTGTGGGGGGTACCCATCTAATGCATTCAA GAAGCTAATACAACAAGGGGGTCCCCAAACCAACAAAGATTATCCATATGTTGGGAAAGTTCAACATTGCAAATTTGATGAGAGAATGGTGCGCGTGCGACTAACCGCCTGCCAGTCTTACAATTTCACTTGCCAAGAACACGTAGAAAAACTTTTGTACAATTATGGACCTATCTCTATAG caatcaaatcaaatcatctCCAGTTATATACTGGTGGAGAAGGAGGCATCATCAACGATGACGTGTGTGATGTTGGTGATATCAATCACGCGGTTTTACTCGTGGGATATGGTGAAG AGAAAGGGAAGCCATACTGGATTGTAAAGAACTCCTGGGGGCAGAATTGGGGAGAGAAAGGATATTTCAGGATGCAACGCGGACCGCACGCTCAGTCCTGTGGAATGATGAATAAATGGATGGCAACTTCTACCATAGAATGA